The Providencia rettgeri genome includes a window with the following:
- the yiiM gene encoding 6-N-hydroxylaminopurine resistance protein — MSYFPQVFIGKVQATQSCGHSAIHKQAADGLLMLGQLGLDGDEQAEKRFHGGPDRALCHYPREHYDFWVNAYPDLADLFVASVFGENISTLGMTEENVFIGDIFAWGDARIQVTQPRSPCYKLNGLTGIENFAQMMQDNGRCGWLYRVIKTGNVSENAPLTLLSRNSDISVQEAIMIAFHAPYDEELYQRLLSAAGLSASWSLTMQNRLDNHRIEEFKHRLFGKR, encoded by the coding sequence ATGTCATATTTTCCCCAGGTCTTTATCGGTAAAGTCCAAGCAACCCAGTCTTGTGGGCACAGCGCTATTCATAAGCAAGCTGCCGACGGGTTATTGATGTTAGGGCAATTGGGGCTTGATGGCGATGAACAAGCTGAAAAGCGCTTCCATGGTGGGCCAGATAGAGCACTTTGCCATTATCCTAGGGAACATTATGATTTCTGGGTCAATGCATATCCTGATTTAGCCGATTTATTTGTTGCCTCTGTATTTGGGGAAAATATATCAACGTTGGGTATGACTGAAGAAAACGTATTTATTGGGGATATTTTTGCATGGGGTGATGCGCGTATTCAGGTCACTCAACCTCGTTCCCCTTGTTATAAGCTCAATGGGTTAACGGGAATTGAAAATTTTGCACAAATGATGCAAGACAATGGGCGCTGTGGTTGGTTGTACCGTGTCATTAAAACAGGCAATGTTAGTGAAAATGCGCCATTAACGCTATTGAGCCGCAATAGTGATATTTCAGTACAAGAAGCCATTATGATTGCATTTCACGCTCCTTATGATGAGGAACTATACCAGCGCCTGTTAAGTGCTGCAGGGTTATCCGCAAGTTGGAGCTTAACCATGCAGAACCGTTTAGATAACCACCGCATCGAAGAGTTTAAGCACCGGTTGTTTGGTAAACGTTAA